The window GTCCTGGGGGAGGAATCGGAGGGGGCCGTCGAGGCCCCCTCCGACCTTAATCGGCGTGCCGTCTGAGGAAGGCCGGGATGTCGAGGTCCTCCTCGGCCGGAGCGCCTCCCTCCGCGCGTACTTCCGCAGGCCGGCGGCGCCAGGCCGGCCCTGGAACCGGCCGGGGGCCTTTGGCGAGATCCACCACCTTCCCACCCGCCGTGGTGACTTCCTTCCGCTCGCTGAAGCCGGTGGCGATGACGGTGATCCTGACCTCTTCCTGGATGCGCTCGTCGATGACCGCGCCGAAGATGATGTTCGCCTCCTCGTGGGCCGCCTCTTGCACGATCCGCGCGGCCTCTTCCACCTCGTGAATCGAGAGGTCGGAGCCGCCCGTGAAGTTGATCAGGATCCCGCGCGCTCCCTCGATGGAGGTTTCGTCCAGGAGCGGGCTGGCCACGGCCTTCTGGGCGGCGTCCAGGGCCCGATGCTCGCCTTTCCCCACGCCGACCCCCATGAGGGCCATCCCCATCCCCGACATGACGGTGCGAATGTCGGCGAAGTCCAGGTTGATCAGGCCGGGGACCAGGATCAGGTCCGCGATCCCCTGGACGGCCTGATGCAGCACGGAGTCCGCCACCTTGAACGCCTCGAGGAGTGGAGTCCCGGGCTCGACCACGGAGAGCAGCCGCTGGTTCGGGATCGCAATCAGCGTGTCCACCACGCTCCTGAGCTGGGCGAGCCCCGTCTCGGCCTGCTGGGCCCGTCGGCGCCCCTCGAAGAGAAAGGGCTTGGTCACCACCGCCACGGTGAGAATTCCGAGCTGCTTGGCGACCGCCGCGACCACGGGCGCGGCCCCGGTGCCCGTGCCGCCGCCGAGGCCGGCGGTGACGAAGACCATGTCGGCCCCCTCGAGGAGCCGGGCGATCTGCTCGCAGTCCTCCTCGGCAGCGCGTTTGCCGATCTCCGGGTCTGAGCCGGCCCCGAGGCCACCGGTGAGCTTGGCCCCGAGCTGGACCTTGATGGGAGCGGGCGAGGCGCGCAGGGCCTGGAGATCGGTGTTGGCCACGATGAAGTCCACGCCGGTGAAGCGCGCAGCCATCATCCGGCTCACCGCGTTGCTGCCGCCGCCACCCAGGCCGATCACCTTCAGCTTGGCTCCCTCCCGCGCGACGGCGCCGCTCCCGGGGCCGCCAGTGTCCCCCGCGAGCTCAAGCTCGAAGACCGGTCGTTTGGCTCTCCCGTCCTCCATCGGCTCACCCCTCCCTTGTGCCCCCCGCCGGGTCGGCGGGAGGTTCAGGCGAAGCTCGATCTGCCCGCTCGCTCTCGACTTGCCCCCACCCTGACGAGCCACGCCGCGCCCTGTCCCTGCACCAGCGCTAGAAGATCCCGCCGGCCCACTCCCGCATCCGGCGGGAGATGCGCTGAAACAGGGGCCTGTCGGATCCGTTTCCCGGAGATGGAGGACCCTGCCGTCGGGCTCCGTAAAGGGCGAGCCCGACGCCGGTCGCGTAGATCGGGCTCCTCACGACCGGGGGCGCGTCCTCCACGCAGTCGGGGATCCCCCGTCGCACCGGAAGGTCGAATACTTGCTCGGCCAGCTCGGCGACGCCCTCCAGGAGGCAGGTACCTCCGGTGACCACCACCCCCGCGCTGGCCGCATCCTGGAGGCCCGCGCGAGCCAGCTCCTTGACGATAAGGGTGAAGATCTCCTCGACGCGGGGCTGGATGATCTCCGAGAGGATCTGGCGGGAGAGCACCCTCGGCTTCCGTCCGCCGACCGAGGGGACCTCGACCGTCTCGTCGTCCCGAACGAGGGCGGTCAGGGCGCACCCGTGACGCCGCTTGAGCTGCTCCGCGTCCGCCGCCGGCGTACGCAACCCGACGGCGATGTCGTTTGTGATGTGATCGCCGCCCAGCGCGAGGACGCTCGTGTGCCAGATGGCGCCGTCACAGAACAGGGCCACGTCCGTGGTGCCGCCGCCCAGATCCACGAGCAGCACGCCGAGCTCCGTCTCGTCCGCCGCCAGGAGCGCCTCGGCCGAGGCCAGGGGCTGGAGCACGATGTCCTGGGCGGTCAGGCCGGCGCGGTTGACGCTCCGGACCACGTTCTGGATCGGCGCGACCGCGCCCGTGACGATGTGCACCTCCACCTCCAGCCGCACCCCGCACATCCCGACCGGCTCTCGAATACCGTCCTGGTCGTCCACCAGGAACGACTGGGGGAGGACATGGATGATCTCCCGGTCGGGGGGGAGGTTGATCGCGCGCGCCGCCTCCAGGGCCCGTGCCACGTCGGCCGCGCTCACCTCCTTGCTCTTGTCCGAGACCCCGACCACGCCCCGGCTGTTGATCCCCCGGATGTGGCCGCCGGCCACGCCCGCGAACACCGACTCGACCTCCACCCCGGCCATGGCCTCGGCCTCGCCGACGGCCTTCTTGATGGCTTCCACGGTCGAGTCGATGTTCACCACCACGCCCTTCCGCAGCCCCCTGGAGGGGCTGGTGCCGACGCCGATGATGCCGAGCCCTCCCGCCGGCGTCTGCTCGGCGATGACGGCGCAGACCTTGGTGGTGCCGACATCCAACCCCGTGACCAGGACTCGCTTCGGGCCCCTGCCCATGACGGCTACTTTCTCTCGCTGACGTGACTTGCAGACATCGAAGTCAACCGTTGGGTCGTGTCATCCGCGCCGTGCTGAGAAGCGAGCCGGGTACCATCGAAGATGGGTGCAGGACGCAGGGAGGAGCCGACCGGAGGCGTACTCCCGGTACGTTGAGGATCGGCGCGGGCACCACCCGAAGGGTGGTCGGAGGACGCAGAGATGCGATGCTTATCGGCACGGCGCTACTTTCTCGGCTTCAGGACCACCTGGTCCCTGAAGCGGAGGTCGATCGCTTCGACCGGTTCCCCCTGAGCCTGGAGCTGGGCGAGCACGCCTTCAAGTCGCCCGAGCCGCTCCTCCCAGGCTTCGTCGCCGAGCCTCACCTCCACGCCGTCCACGGTGTAGAGGACCGGTCCCCCGCCCGTCTCCCGCACGTCGATTTCCGACACGCGGCCAGCGAGCGGGGTGCCTGTGCGAAGCATGGTCCTGAGAAGCGCGAGCGCCGTCCGCGTGCGCTCGGCGCTCCCCTGGACACCGACGGGCGCGCGGTCGGTGTCGAGCCCGGTGATCACCGGAAGCCCCGGAACGACAGCCCGGGGCTCAGGCCCGAGGACGCGCCCCTCCTCATCCGCCCAGTGAAGGCGCCCCGCGCTCACGAGCAGGGCGAACGGCAGGCGCTCCTCGACCAGCAGCGTGACGCGATTGGGGAACCCCCGGATGACCTCGGCGCGCTTGACCCGCGGCAACCGCTCGATCCGTTCCGCGACGGCCCGGGTGTCGAGCCTGAACAGGTTCTCGCTGCCCGCGATCCCGGCCGCGGCCCGGACCTCGGCCTCCTCGAGCCAGCGGAGCCCCCGGACCTCCACCTCCGCCACGGCGAAGCGGGGAGCGGTGAGGAGCCAGTGAACCAAGACCACGGAACCCGCGACCAGAACCGCGAGCGCCGCCGCGAGGCTGAGGCTCCGGCGCAGGGCGGAGGCGCGGACGCGAGCACGCCGGCGGTGCACGCGCTGCCCCGCCACGAACGAATACCGCTCGGCCAGATCGTCAGGGGGTTCCAGGGCTCGGCGCGGGGAGAGGATGCCGGATGAGCCCCGCATCACTCGCCGATGATCCGGATCTCGGGCTCGAGGGTGATCCCGAACTGGGCGAACACCCGTTCCCGCATCAGCCCCATGAGCACCAGCACGTCCGCGGCCGTGGCGCCGCCCCGGTTCACGATGAAGTTGGCGTGCTTGCCCGAGATCTCGGCGCCGTTCACCCGCTTCCCCTTGAGGCCGACCTTTTCGACGAGCCGCCCGGCGTGATCGCCGGAAGGGTTCTGCCACCCGCACCCGGCCGAGGCCAGGGCGAGCGGCTGGGTCGCCTTCTTCTGCTTCAACCGCTGCTTGATCTCCTGCTGGATGTCCGCCTGGGGGCGCCGGTGGAGCCTCAGGCGCGCGCCGATCAGGACCGCGCCCGGCGGGAAGTAGAACGAGCGGTAGGCGAAGGCGGTCGGGCCCGGCTTCAGCTCGCCGAGCGTCCCGTCGGGGTGGAGGAAGTACGCCGCGGAGACAAAGTCTCCGATCGCCCCGTCGGGCGTGCCCGCGTTCATGGCAAGGGCCCCGCCGATGGTGGCCGGGATCCCGGACAGGCACTCGATCCCGCCGAGCGACAGCGCCGCCGCCTCGCGGATCAGGGCTGAGAGGCTTGCGCCAGCGCCGGCTACCGCCTCTTCGCCCTGGAACTCGGCGCGACCCAGGCTCCCCTCGAGCTTGAGGACTACCCCCCGGACGCCCCGGTCCTTCACCAGCAGGTTGTTGCCGCCGCCGATGATCTCGACGGGGAGGCACTCGCGCTCGGCGAACGAGAGCGCGTGGCAGATGTCGTCCACGTCCTGGGGGATGATGAAGATATCCGCCGGTCCCCCGAGGCGCAAGGAGGTATGGAAGGAGAGCGGCTCCTTGAAGCGGACTTCACCCCGGATCTCCCCTAACATCTCGACCTCCTCTTTTCCGAGCCCTCCTGGGCGCTCAAGCGGGCCAGCAGCTCGCCTGCCAGCTGGCCCACATCGCCGGCCCCGAGGGTGAGGACCAAGTCGCCAGACCGCGTGTTCGCGCAGAGGTAGTCCAGGATCCCCCTGCGGTCGTTATCGAGGTACACGACCTCACGATGGCCGTGCGCGGCGATGCCCTCTGCCAGGTCCCGGGCGCTGACGCCGGGAATCGGTGCCTCACCGGCGGGATAGACATCCATCACCACGAGCACGTCGGTCTGATAGAAGGCCGTCCAGAACTCCTGGCGGAGATGGAGCGTGCGCGTGTAGCGGTGAGGCTGGAACACGGTGACCATCCGGCGGTCGAAGCCGGCCTTGGCGGCGGCCAGGGTCGCCCGGATCTCGGCGGGGTGATGGCCGTAGTCGTCCACCACCAGCACACCGCCAGCCTCGCCCTTGACCTGGAAGCGTCGCTGCACACCGGAGAAGTTGGAGAGGGCAGCCTCGATGGTCGCGAAGGGAATCTCGAGATCCAGCCCGACCGCGATCCCCGCGAGAGCGTTGAGGACGTTGTGGGCCCCCGGGACCTGGAGCCGGCACTCGCCGAGGCTGCGGCCGCGGTGGACGACCTCGAAGCTGGAGGTCAGGCCCGCGAACGTCACGCGGCGCGCAATGAGGTCGGCCCCCGACTCGAGGCCGTAGGTGAGCAGGCGCTTCTCCACCCGGGGAATCATGAGCTGGATGTTGGGCTGGTCCAGGCAGAGGACCGCTGCGCCGTAGAAGGGGACCTTGTTCACGAACTCGAGGAAGGTCTCCCGGATCGCCTCGACGGAAGGGTAGTAGTCCAGGTGCTCGGCGTCCACGGTCGTCACCACCGCGATCGTCGGCGTGAGCTTCAGGAAGGAGCCGTCGGATTCGTCGGCCTCCGCTACCAGGAACTCCCCCTGGCCGAGGCGCGCGTTGGTCCCGAGCGCGTGGATGCGCCCCCCGACCACGACCGTCGGATCGAATCCCCCCTCAGCCAGGACCGCGGCCACCATCGACGTGGTGGTCGTCTTGCCGTGAGTGCCGGCCACCGCGATGCCGTACTTGAGCCGCATCAGCTCGGCCAGCATCTCCGCCCGCGGGATGACCGGGATCCCGCGCTGGCGCGCCGCGAGGACCTCCGCGTTGTCCTTCGCCACCGCGGAGGAGTAGACCACCACGTGCGCCCCCTCCACGTGGGCCGCGTCGTGGCCCGTGAAGACCTTGGCCCCGAGCTGCTCCAGGCGCTCGACGCTCTCGCCGCGCTTCGTGTCCGACCCGGTGATCCGGTAGCCCATGTTGAGCAGGACCTCGGCGATGCCGCTCATGCCGACGCCGCCGATTCCCACGAAGTGGATCTGCTGGTACTTCTTGAACACGCCTCGTCCCGTTACATGAGCCCGCGCATCAGCCCGCGTGCTGCGAGATGTTCAGGAGCACCCCGGTCGCCCCCATGGCAGTCAGGATCGCCGAGCCGCCGAAGGAGATGAAGGGGAGCGGGAGCCCCTTCGTGGGGAGCGCCCCCGTCACGACAGCGAAGTTCACGAGCGCCTGGGAGGCGACCAGCAGCGTGAGCCCCAGCGCCAGGTACGCCCCAAACGGGTCAGGCGCTCTCAGCCCGACCCGAAGGCCGCGCCAGACGAGCACGCCGAAGAGGCCCACCACCATCACCGTCCCGGCGAGCCCCAGCTCCTCCCCGATGATCGCGAAGATGAAGTCGGTGTGGGGCTCGGGGAGATAGAAGAGCTTCTGCCGGGACTCGCCGAGACCCCGCCCGAACCAGCCCCCGGGGCCGAACGCCAGATACGACTGGATGATCTGGAAGCCGCTCCCCTGCGGGTCGGCCCACGGGTCCAGGAAGGCCACGACGCGCTGCCAGCGGTAGGGCGCGATGGCGACCGCCAGCGCCACGAGCGGGAGCGCCGAGGCGCCGACGAGCGCGATCAGCCGGGCCGGCGTCCCCGCCAGGAAGAGCAGGCCGAAGGCCAGCGCCAGCAGGGTCAGGCTCGAGCCGAGGTCCGGCTGGAGCACCACGAGCCCCGCCATGACGCTGGCCACCAAAAGCGGCGGAAGCAGCGTCGTCCAGAAGGTCTTGGGCGCGTCGTGGCGGCGGCTGAGGAAGAGGGCCAGGTAGCAGACCAGGCCGAGCTTCGCCAGCTCCGCGGGCTGGAAGGACACCGGCCCCCACCGGAACCACCGCCGCGTGCCGTTGATCTCCTGGCCGAAGGGTGGGATCAGCACGAGGACGAGCAGCAGGAGGGAGACGGCGAGGAGCGGGACGACAGCGTGCTCCAGCCGGTGGTAGTCCAGGGCCATGGCTCCCCAGAGGCACCCGAAGCCGAGGACCGCCCAGATGAGCTGTTTCTTCAGGAAGAAGTACGGGTCGTGGAAGCGGTCGGCGGCGACGATCGCGCTGGCGGAGTAGACCATTACCACGCCGATGGAGACCAGCACCACGACCGCGCCGAAGAGCCACGGGTCGGGCCTGAGCTTGCGAGGCATCAGAACCCTCGGAGGGGGGCCGGGTACCCACGGC of the Candidatus Rokuibacteriota bacterium genome contains:
- the murB gene encoding UDP-N-acetylmuramate dehydrogenase, which produces MLGEIRGEVRFKEPLSFHTSLRLGGPADIFIIPQDVDDICHALSFAERECLPVEIIGGGNNLLVKDRGVRGVVLKLEGSLGRAEFQGEEAVAGAGASLSALIREAAALSLGGIECLSGIPATIGGALAMNAGTPDGAIGDFVSAAYFLHPDGTLGELKPGPTAFAYRSFYFPPGAVLIGARLRLHRRPQADIQQEIKQRLKQKKATQPLALASAGCGWQNPSGDHAGRLVEKVGLKGKRVNGAEISGKHANFIVNRGGATAADVLVLMGLMRERVFAQFGITLEPEIRIIGE
- the ftsA gene encoding cell division protein FtsA; its protein translation is MGRGPKRVLVTGLDVGTTKVCAVIAEQTPAGGLGIIGVGTSPSRGLRKGVVVNIDSTVEAIKKAVGEAEAMAGVEVESVFAGVAGGHIRGINSRGVVGVSDKSKEVSAADVARALEAARAINLPPDREIIHVLPQSFLVDDQDGIREPVGMCGVRLEVEVHIVTGAVAPIQNVVRSVNRAGLTAQDIVLQPLASAEALLAADETELGVLLVDLGGGTTDVALFCDGAIWHTSVLALGGDHITNDIAVGLRTPAADAEQLKRRHGCALTALVRDDETVEVPSVGGRKPRVLSRQILSEIIQPRVEEIFTLIVKELARAGLQDAASAGVVVTGGTCLLEGVAELAEQVFDLPVRRGIPDCVEDAPPVVRSPIYATGVGLALYGARRQGPPSPGNGSDRPLFQRISRRMREWAGGIF
- a CDS encoding FtsQ-type POTRA domain-containing protein, which produces MRGSSGILSPRRALEPPDDLAERYSFVAGQRVHRRRARVRASALRRSLSLAAALAVLVAGSVVLVHWLLTAPRFAVAEVEVRGLRWLEEAEVRAAAGIAGSENLFRLDTRAVAERIERLPRVKRAEVIRGFPNRVTLLVEERLPFALLVSAGRLHWADEEGRVLGPEPRAVVPGLPVITGLDTDRAPVGVQGSAERTRTALALLRTMLRTGTPLAGRVSEIDVRETGGGPVLYTVDGVEVRLGDEAWEERLGRLEGVLAQLQAQGEPVEAIDLRFRDQVVLKPRK
- a CDS encoding UDP-N-acetylmuramate--L-alanine ligase; the encoded protein is MFKKYQQIHFVGIGGVGMSGIAEVLLNMGYRITGSDTKRGESVERLEQLGAKVFTGHDAAHVEGAHVVVYSSAVAKDNAEVLAARQRGIPVIPRAEMLAELMRLKYGIAVAGTHGKTTTTSMVAAVLAEGGFDPTVVVGGRIHALGTNARLGQGEFLVAEADESDGSFLKLTPTIAVVTTVDAEHLDYYPSVEAIRETFLEFVNKVPFYGAAVLCLDQPNIQLMIPRVEKRLLTYGLESGADLIARRVTFAGLTSSFEVVHRGRSLGECRLQVPGAHNVLNALAGIAVGLDLEIPFATIEAALSNFSGVQRRFQVKGEAGGVLVVDDYGHHPAEIRATLAAAKAGFDRRMVTVFQPHRYTRTLHLRQEFWTAFYQTDVLVVMDVYPAGEAPIPGVSARDLAEGIAAHGHREVVYLDNDRRGILDYLCANTRSGDLVLTLGAGDVGQLAGELLARLSAQEGSEKRRSRC
- the ftsZ gene encoding cell division protein FtsZ — protein: MEDGRAKRPVFELELAGDTGGPGSGAVAREGAKLKVIGLGGGGSNAVSRMMAARFTGVDFIVANTDLQALRASPAPIKVQLGAKLTGGLGAGSDPEIGKRAAEEDCEQIARLLEGADMVFVTAGLGGGTGTGAAPVVAAVAKQLGILTVAVVTKPFLFEGRRRAQQAETGLAQLRSVVDTLIAIPNQRLLSVVEPGTPLLEAFKVADSVLHQAVQGIADLILVPGLINLDFADIRTVMSGMGMALMGVGVGKGEHRALDAAQKAVASPLLDETSIEGARGILINFTGGSDLSIHEVEEAARIVQEAAHEEANIIFGAVIDERIQEEVRITVIATGFSERKEVTTAGGKVVDLAKGPRPVPGPAWRRRPAEVRAEGGAPAEEDLDIPAFLRRHAD
- the ftsW gene encoding putative lipid II flippase FtsW; translated protein: MPRKLRPDPWLFGAVVVLVSIGVVMVYSASAIVAADRFHDPYFFLKKQLIWAVLGFGCLWGAMALDYHRLEHAVVPLLAVSLLLLVLVLIPPFGQEINGTRRWFRWGPVSFQPAELAKLGLVCYLALFLSRRHDAPKTFWTTLLPPLLVASVMAGLVVLQPDLGSSLTLLALAFGLLFLAGTPARLIALVGASALPLVALAVAIAPYRWQRVVAFLDPWADPQGSGFQIIQSYLAFGPGGWFGRGLGESRQKLFYLPEPHTDFIFAIIGEELGLAGTVMVVGLFGVLVWRGLRVGLRAPDPFGAYLALGLTLLVASQALVNFAVVTGALPTKGLPLPFISFGGSAILTAMGATGVLLNISQHAG